From a single Sphingosinicellaceae bacterium genomic region:
- a CDS encoding c-type cytochrome, whose product MALPPRSSLIGTLFPRRLGHWIGPLLAAGVMAGMVALLVITSGIANLGASTPHPQGWAALLHYVFKRSVSHHADGIVVPADLDTVPRVQKGAVYFSRVCSSCHGGPGLGQNPIALSMRPRPQYLQLVVRQYTAPELFYILQHGVKYSAMPSWPAVNRDDEIWSIVAFLRRLPTLGRVEYDALAQGPAGQAAGVVGFAPAFDPFKATPYKMPNMNEYPQESQYSRPASAFGRGIVGPDLAASCVQCHGTDGAGRPDGAFPNLTVLNATTVKEALVAYANGTRQSAYMQPVAVQLTDSQIDSLSARFHSLPRTRSPQFAVSPAVLATGRQVAEAGIPARKVGACQECHDINKANARLYPAIAGQNYLYLRDQLRLYRAGFRNAGIKSNPMLAAAKQMTDAEIDGAAAYYAAMAPQAVEAVAEGPVKR is encoded by the coding sequence ATGGCTCTACCACCGCGTTCCTCGCTCATCGGCACCCTGTTTCCACGCCGTCTCGGCCACTGGATCGGGCCGTTGCTGGCGGCCGGAGTGATGGCGGGAATGGTCGCGCTCCTCGTCATCACCAGCGGTATCGCCAACTTAGGTGCTTCGACCCCGCATCCGCAGGGCTGGGCGGCGCTTCTTCACTATGTCTTCAAGCGCTCGGTCTCGCATCACGCCGACGGCATCGTCGTGCCCGCCGACCTCGACACAGTGCCACGGGTCCAAAAGGGCGCGGTTTATTTCAGCCGGGTGTGCAGCAGCTGCCACGGGGGCCCGGGCCTTGGCCAGAACCCGATCGCGCTGTCGATGCGGCCGCGGCCCCAATATCTTCAGCTCGTCGTCCGCCAATACACGGCGCCGGAGCTGTTCTACATCCTCCAGCACGGCGTGAAGTACAGCGCCATGCCGTCTTGGCCGGCGGTCAATCGCGACGACGAAATATGGTCGATCGTCGCCTTTCTACGGCGGCTGCCAACGTTGGGTCGAGTCGAGTACGACGCGCTGGCGCAGGGTCCTGCCGGGCAGGCGGCGGGCGTCGTCGGCTTTGCCCCGGCGTTCGATCCGTTCAAGGCGACGCCCTATAAAATGCCCAACATGAATGAGTATCCGCAGGAGTCGCAGTATAGCCGGCCCGCCAGCGCTTTCGGGCGCGGCATTGTCGGCCCTGACCTCGCGGCGTCCTGCGTCCAGTGCCACGGCACCGACGGCGCGGGCCGTCCGGACGGGGCCTTCCCGAACCTTACCGTGCTCAACGCGACGACGGTCAAGGAGGCGCTGGTCGCCTACGCCAACGGCACCCGCCAGAGCGCCTACATGCAGCCCGTTGCGGTCCAGCTGACCGACAGCCAGATCGACTCGCTGTCAGCGCGTTTCCACAGCCTGCCGCGGACTCGCTCGCCCCAGTTTGCGGTGTCCCCGGCGGTACTTGCGACGGGGCGCCAGGTCGCGGAGGCCGGCATCCCGGCGCGCAAAGTCGGGGCGTGCCAGGAATGCCACGATATCAACAAGGCCAATGCGCGCCTGTACCCGGCGATTGCCGGGCAGAATTACCTGTACCTGCGCGACCAGTTGCGGCTGTACCGCGCGGGCTTCCGCAACGCGGGTATCAAGTCGAACCCGATGCTCGCTGCGGCGAAGCAGATGACCGATGCCGAGATCGACGGCGCGGCGGCGTATTATGCGGCGATGGCTCCGCAGGCCGTGGAGGCGGTCGCCGAGGGTCCGGTCAAGCGTTGA
- a CDS encoding acyl-CoA dehydrogenase, giving the protein MTYTAPLAEQRFVLDTVADIAGLSALPGFEAATPDMVDAILEEAGKLAGNVFAPLNRIGDTQGAVKDGDEVHLPAGFGDAYRQYVEGGWASLGAHPDHGGQGLPFVLACAVQEQLTSANMAFSLCMMLSQGAIEALQVHASPELQATYLTKLVSGEWTGTMNLTEPQAGSDVGALRTRAEPHADGTYRVKGQKIYITWGEHDVAPNIVHLVLARLPDAPPGTKGISLFLCPKVLPAGSRNDLRVVGLEHKLGIHASPTCTMAFGEHDSCVGYLVGAEGAGMKAMFTMMNHARINVGLQGVAIAERAYQGALTFAKERVQGGSKRIIEYPDVRRMLMTLRASTEAARALTYLNAAAVDRAHAGDAEARGLADLLTPITKAWATDLGVELSSLAVQVFGGMGYVEETGAAQHLRDARIAPIYEGTNGIQALDLVGRKLASGAWRPLFADMRDFVRTLPKAGDLAVMGPYLDDALGALENATVWMTGNSGTQADDNAAGATPYLRMFGVTLGGWLLAQQAVVAQRRLANGDGDPAFLNAKIATARFFAEQILPSATALLGPVTRGAATLFAIPEEALAG; this is encoded by the coding sequence ATGACCTACACCGCCCCCCTCGCCGAGCAGCGCTTCGTCCTCGACACCGTCGCCGATATCGCTGGATTGAGCGCGCTGCCGGGCTTCGAGGCAGCGACCCCCGACATGGTCGACGCGATCCTCGAGGAGGCGGGCAAGCTCGCAGGCAACGTCTTCGCGCCCCTCAACCGGATCGGCGACACGCAAGGCGCGGTCAAGGACGGCGACGAGGTCCATTTGCCAGCCGGGTTCGGCGACGCCTACCGCCAGTATGTCGAGGGCGGCTGGGCCTCGCTCGGCGCGCATCCGGACCACGGCGGGCAGGGTCTGCCGTTCGTGCTGGCGTGCGCGGTGCAGGAGCAGCTGACGTCCGCCAACATGGCGTTCAGCCTGTGCATGATGCTGTCGCAGGGCGCGATCGAGGCGCTGCAGGTGCACGCCTCGCCGGAGCTGCAGGCGACCTACCTGACCAAGCTGGTCAGCGGCGAGTGGACCGGCACGATGAACCTGACCGAGCCGCAGGCGGGCAGCGACGTCGGCGCGCTCCGCACCCGCGCCGAGCCGCACGCCGACGGCACTTACCGGGTCAAGGGCCAGAAGATCTACATCACCTGGGGCGAGCACGACGTCGCCCCGAACATCGTCCATCTCGTTCTGGCACGGCTGCCCGACGCTCCGCCGGGGACGAAGGGCATCTCGCTGTTCCTGTGCCCGAAGGTCCTACCCGCCGGCTCGCGTAACGACCTGCGAGTGGTCGGCCTAGAGCACAAGCTCGGCATCCACGCCTCGCCGACCTGCACGATGGCATTCGGCGAGCACGACAGCTGCGTCGGCTACCTCGTCGGCGCCGAGGGTGCGGGCATGAAAGCGATGTTCACGATGATGAACCACGCCCGCATCAACGTCGGCCTGCAGGGCGTCGCCATCGCCGAGCGTGCCTACCAAGGCGCGCTGACCTTCGCGAAGGAGCGCGTGCAGGGCGGCAGCAAGCGCATCATCGAATACCCGGACGTCCGCCGGATGCTGATGACGTTGAGGGCCTCGACCGAGGCGGCGCGGGCGCTGACCTACCTGAACGCCGCCGCCGTCGACCGCGCCCACGCGGGTGACGCCGAAGCCCGCGGCCTCGCCGACCTGCTGACCCCGATCACCAAGGCCTGGGCCACCGACCTCGGCGTCGAGCTGTCGAGCCTCGCGGTGCAGGTGTTCGGCGGTATGGGCTATGTCGAGGAAACCGGGGCGGCGCAGCACCTGCGCGACGCCCGCATCGCGCCGATCTACGAGGGCACCAACGGCATCCAGGCGCTCGACCTCGTCGGCCGCAAGCTGGCTAGCGGCGCGTGGAGGCCGCTGTTCGCCGACATGCGCGACTTCGTCCGAACTCTGCCCAAGGCGGGTGACCTGGCGGTCATGGGGCCGTATCTCGACGATGCGCTGGGCGCACTGGAGAACGCGACGGTGTGGATGACCGGCAACTCGGGAACGCAGGCGGACGACAACGCTGCGGGAGCGACGCCGTACCTGCGTATGTTCGGGGTGACGCTCGGTGGTTGGCTGCTGGCGCAGCAGGCGGTGGTCGCGCAGCGCCGGCTCGCGAACGGCGACGGCGACCCGGCATTCCTCAACGCCAAGATCGCCACCGCGCGCTTCTTCGCCGAGCAGATCCTGCCCTCGGCGACGGCGCTGCTCGGGCCGGTGACTCGGGGGGCAGCGACGCTGTTCGCGATTCCGGAGGAGGCGCTAGCGGGGTGA